In bacterium, a single window of DNA contains:
- a CDS encoding aspartate-semialdehyde dehydrogenase, whose product MRVGIIGATGLVGRTTLKILEERGFPVSELTLYASERSVGERIEFNGKEYEVRAIHDNWDLVADVFFASVSDDMTRPILENYKGEAWIIDKSKVFRMDPEVPLVVPEVNADALKKVTRRIVANPNCTTIPFVMAMAAVRKVANPSRTMVTSLQSVSGAGKDALAELRLQREYAAAGEEIPEDAKKVFPKTIAANVDPQIGAMKDSDETSEEAKLRQESRKILGDDKLKVYGTCVRVPVEVGHSLSVTCMFETEVGIDEIRESLSSFAGIKISGGKEYVTPIEAAGKDEVFCSRLRYDVEDKRIIHFWLVSDNLRKGAALNAVQIAESLFQLP is encoded by the coding sequence ATGAGAGTTGGAATAATCGGCGCAACAGGCCTCGTGGGCCGTACGACATTGAAGATTCTTGAGGAGCGCGGATTTCCGGTGTCTGAGCTCACTTTGTATGCCTCGGAACGCAGTGTTGGCGAGAGAATCGAATTTAATGGTAAGGAGTACGAGGTTCGAGCGATTCACGACAACTGGGACCTTGTGGCGGATGTTTTCTTCGCATCGGTATCGGACGATATGACAAGGCCGATACTTGAGAACTACAAGGGCGAGGCGTGGATTATCGATAAATCCAAGGTTTTCAGGATGGACCCCGAGGTCCCCCTGGTGGTGCCGGAGGTAAACGCGGACGCGCTCAAGAAGGTCACGAGAAGAATAGTGGCGAATCCGAACTGCACGACGATACCGTTCGTTATGGCGATGGCGGCAGTCAGGAAGGTGGCGAATCCCTCAAGGACTATGGTTACGAGCCTGCAGTCGGTTTCAGGCGCAGGCAAGGACGCGCTTGCGGAGTTGAGATTACAGAGAGAGTACGCGGCGGCAGGCGAAGAGATCCCCGAAGACGCGAAAAAGGTGTTTCCGAAGACAATTGCCGCGAACGTAGACCCTCAGATAGGCGCGATGAAGGACTCGGACGAGACGAGCGAGGAGGCAAAACTCAGGCAGGAGAGCCGCAAGATACTTGGAGATGATAAGCTGAAGGTTTATGGAACTTGCGTCCGCGTGCCTGTAGAGGTGGGACACTCGTTATCTGTAACATGCATGTTTGAAACCGAAGTGGGGATTGACGAAATAAGAGAATCGCTTTCAAGCTTTGCAGGGATAAAAATAAGCGGGGGTAAGGAGTACGTTACCCCGATTGAAGCAGCCGGCAAGGATGAGGTTTTTTGTTCCAGATTGAGATATGATGTTGAAGATAAGCGAATTATACATTTCTGGCTCGTTTCGGACAATCTAAGAAAAGGTGCTGCACTGAATGCGGTTCAAATTGCAGAAAGCCTATTCCAACTACCTTAA